A single region of the Rhodococcus sp. W8901 genome encodes:
- the dapF gene encoding diaminopimelate epimerase, whose amino-acid sequence MEFSKGHGTENDFVILPDPDADLALPAHRIAALCDRRRGLGADGLLRVARAGALAAVGVLAELPQGVGPDDWFMDYRNGDGSIAEMCGNGVRVFAHYLRATGLELHDEFVVGSRAGARPVRVHAADHVHGDVTVGMGQVRELGSSTATVGGRLLDGIGIDVGNPHLACVDPTLTSAALAALDLTAAPGFDPGFFPQGVNIEILTPLADGAVEMRVHERGVGETRSCGTGTVAAAAAALRASGDTDGKVEVRVPGGRVEVSIDGGRAALRGPSVLVASGTVDDRWWTELG is encoded by the coding sequence ATGGAATTCAGCAAGGGCCACGGCACCGAGAACGACTTCGTGATCCTGCCGGATCCGGACGCCGATCTCGCGTTGCCCGCACACCGGATCGCCGCGCTGTGCGACCGCCGTCGCGGGCTCGGAGCCGACGGCCTGCTGCGGGTGGCCCGGGCCGGCGCGCTCGCGGCGGTGGGCGTGCTGGCCGAACTGCCCCAGGGCGTCGGTCCCGACGACTGGTTCATGGACTACCGCAACGGTGACGGCTCGATCGCCGAGATGTGCGGCAACGGTGTCCGGGTCTTCGCGCACTACCTGCGCGCGACCGGCCTCGAGCTGCACGACGAGTTCGTCGTGGGCAGCCGCGCCGGCGCCCGCCCCGTCCGGGTGCACGCGGCCGACCACGTGCACGGCGACGTGACCGTCGGCATGGGACAGGTGCGCGAGCTCGGGTCGTCGACCGCAACGGTCGGCGGGCGCCTGCTCGACGGCATCGGCATCGACGTCGGTAACCCCCACCTCGCGTGCGTCGACCCCACTCTCACGTCCGCGGCACTCGCGGCGCTGGATCTGACGGCGGCGCCCGGATTCGATCCCGGATTCTTCCCGCAGGGCGTCAACATCGAGATCCTCACCCCGCTCGCCGACGGTGCAGTGGAGATGCGCGTGCACGAGCGCGGCGTGGGCGAGACCCGGTCGTGCGGCACGGGCACCGTCGCGGCCGCCGCCGCGGCGCTGCGGGCATCCGGCGACACCGACGGCAAGGTCGAGGTGCGGGTGCCCGGCGGCCGTGTGGAGGTGTCGATCGACGGTGGTCGGGCGGCGCTACGGGGGCCGTCGGTGCTGGTCGCGTCCGGCACGGTCGACGACCGCTGGTGGACCGAGCTGGGTTGA
- a CDS encoding Rv2732c family membrane protein produces the protein MQRMSTSDSGDASGSENRPDRDGPGVPGVPDPMDEYQKDFEAAEKKVAGEIDPGMRAVVVAVCVLVLLLSFTLPHTGSVNGWDVLVGNQDAIDENIKLPSRIFVWMALVFGGVFSILALVTRRWVLAWIALAGTAVSAVFGMLAIWSRQTLPATEASSSGPGFGLVLGWITVIVLTFHWIKVVWSRTAVQLAAEEARRNAASEDSAREDWQN, from the coding sequence ATGCAACGCATGAGCACCTCGGACAGCGGCGACGCTTCCGGTAGCGAGAACCGGCCGGACCGAGACGGCCCGGGTGTCCCGGGCGTTCCGGATCCGATGGACGAGTACCAGAAGGACTTCGAGGCCGCCGAGAAGAAGGTCGCGGGGGAGATCGACCCCGGCATGCGCGCAGTCGTCGTGGCCGTGTGCGTGCTGGTGCTCCTGCTGTCGTTCACGCTGCCGCACACCGGATCCGTGAACGGCTGGGACGTACTCGTCGGCAATCAGGACGCGATCGACGAGAACATCAAGCTGCCGTCGCGCATCTTCGTGTGGATGGCACTCGTGTTCGGCGGAGTCTTCTCGATTCTCGCGCTCGTGACCCGGCGGTGGGTGCTGGCGTGGATCGCGTTGGCCGGTACCGCGGTGTCGGCGGTGTTCGGCATGCTCGCGATCTGGTCGCGGCAGACCCTCCCGGCGACTGAGGCCTCGAGTTCGGGTCCGGGATTCGGTCTCGTGCTGGGCTGGATCACGGTCATCGTCCTGACCTTCCACTGGATCAAGGTGGTGTGGAGCCGGACCGCGGTGCAGCTCGCTGCCGAGGAGGCGCGCCGCAACGCCGCGAGCGAGGACTCGGCGCGCGAGGACTGGCAGAACTGA
- a CDS encoding DUF349 domain-containing protein has product MTESNAPKPGTPKPGVPKPGAAKPGAVTSSSPKPGPAPTHAMPAVATSDPSLFGRVDDDGTAWVKTADGERQIGSWQAGDAAEGLAHFGRRYDDLATEVTLLETRLASGAGDAKKTRAAAAALAESLPTAAVIGDIDTLSVRLTAIIAGSAQAEEQEKQDKEQSRQEQTSRKEALAAEAEQIGNESTQWKVAGDRLREILDEWKTIRGLDRKTDDALWKRYSKAREAFNRRRGTHFAELDRERAGAKSRKEELVTQAEALATSTDWGPTAGEFRDLLAEWKAAGRAPREADDALWRRFKEAQDVFFAARNAAASERDAEFAQNAVAKEELLKSASAIDPDKDLEAARAALRDLQEKWDAIGKVPRERMHDLEGKLRAIEKRVREAADSEWRRTDPEALARAAQFRERVAQFEEQAAKATAAGKTKDAEKALAQAKQWREWAEAAEGAVNEL; this is encoded by the coding sequence ATGACCGAGAGCAACGCACCCAAGCCGGGTACCCCCAAGCCGGGTGTCCCCAAGCCCGGCGCCGCCAAGCCGGGTGCCGTGACATCGAGCTCGCCCAAGCCCGGTCCGGCTCCGACCCACGCCATGCCCGCCGTGGCCACCAGCGATCCCAGCCTGTTCGGCCGGGTCGACGACGACGGCACCGCGTGGGTCAAGACGGCCGACGGCGAACGACAGATCGGCTCGTGGCAGGCAGGGGACGCCGCCGAGGGCCTCGCGCACTTCGGACGACGGTACGACGACCTGGCGACCGAGGTGACGCTCCTCGAGACGCGCCTGGCCTCCGGTGCCGGCGATGCCAAGAAGACCCGGGCCGCAGCCGCGGCGCTCGCCGAGTCACTCCCCACCGCGGCGGTCATCGGCGACATCGACACACTGAGCGTTCGTTTGACGGCGATCATCGCGGGCTCCGCGCAGGCCGAGGAGCAGGAGAAGCAAGACAAGGAGCAATCGCGGCAGGAGCAGACCTCCCGCAAGGAGGCGCTCGCGGCCGAGGCCGAGCAGATCGGCAACGAATCCACCCAGTGGAAGGTCGCGGGTGACCGGCTGCGCGAGATCCTCGACGAGTGGAAGACCATCCGGGGACTCGATCGCAAGACCGACGACGCCCTGTGGAAGCGGTACTCGAAGGCCCGCGAGGCCTTCAACCGCCGGCGAGGCACACACTTCGCCGAACTCGATCGGGAGCGCGCCGGCGCGAAGTCCCGCAAGGAGGAGCTCGTCACCCAGGCCGAGGCGTTGGCGACCTCCACTGACTGGGGTCCGACGGCAGGCGAGTTCCGGGACCTGCTCGCCGAGTGGAAGGCCGCCGGACGGGCGCCCCGCGAAGCGGACGACGCCCTGTGGCGCCGTTTCAAGGAGGCGCAGGACGTCTTCTTCGCCGCCCGCAACGCCGCGGCGTCCGAACGCGACGCGGAGTTCGCGCAGAACGCCGTCGCCAAGGAAGAGCTGCTGAAGTCCGCGAGCGCCATCGATCCCGACAAGGATCTCGAGGCGGCTCGCGCGGCGCTGCGCGACCTGCAGGAGAAGTGGGACGCGATCGGCAAGGTTCCGCGCGAGCGGATGCACGATCTCGAAGGCAAGCTCCGCGCCATCGAGAAGCGCGTGCGCGAGGCCGCCGACTCGGAGTGGCGCCGCACCGATCCCGAGGCACTGGCGCGGGCCGCCCAGTTCCGTGAGCGCGTCGCCCAGTTCGAGGAGCAGGCCGCCAAGGCCACCGCGGCAGGCAAGACCAAGGACGCGGAGAAGGCCCTCGCCCAGGCCAAGCAGTGGCGTGAGTGGGCCGAAGCCGCCGAGGGCGCCGTCAACGAGCTCTGA
- the miaA gene encoding tRNA (adenosine(37)-N6)-dimethylallyltransferase MiaA, whose protein sequence is MAAVTDQGRTPIAVVGPTATGKSDLGLDLAERLGGEIVNIDAMQLYRGMDVGTAKLSVPERRGIVHHQLDVLDVTETATVARYQESARRDIEDIRARGAVPIIVGGSMMYVQSLLDEWAFPATDPQIRAHWESVLAERGVAAVHAELARVDPEAAASILPTDGRRIVRALEVVQLTGKPFAASAPKIGEPRWGTVIVGVDRETEALDARIRLRTELMFDRGLVDEVRALVEVGLREGVTAQRAIGYAQVLAMLDGEYDLAEAVERTFIGTRRYVRRQRSWFRRDPRVHWVDGADPNLVEAALEHADRSLE, encoded by the coding sequence GTGGCTGCCGTGACCGATCAGGGTCGTACTCCGATCGCCGTCGTGGGTCCCACTGCCACCGGGAAGTCGGATCTGGGCCTGGATCTCGCGGAACGGCTGGGCGGCGAGATCGTCAACATCGACGCGATGCAGCTCTACCGCGGGATGGATGTGGGCACCGCGAAGCTGAGCGTGCCGGAGCGGCGTGGAATCGTCCACCACCAGCTCGATGTGCTGGACGTCACCGAGACCGCGACGGTGGCGCGGTACCAGGAGTCGGCGCGCCGCGACATCGAGGACATCCGCGCGCGGGGCGCAGTGCCGATCATCGTGGGCGGTTCGATGATGTACGTGCAGTCGCTGCTCGACGAGTGGGCGTTCCCGGCGACCGATCCGCAGATCCGGGCGCACTGGGAGTCCGTGCTCGCCGAACGCGGCGTGGCCGCGGTGCACGCGGAGCTCGCGCGGGTGGATCCGGAGGCGGCGGCGTCGATCCTGCCGACGGACGGGCGGCGGATCGTGCGGGCGCTCGAGGTCGTGCAGCTCACCGGCAAGCCGTTCGCCGCGTCCGCGCCGAAGATCGGTGAACCGCGTTGGGGGACCGTCATCGTCGGTGTGGACCGCGAGACCGAGGCGCTCGACGCGCGGATCCGGTTGCGCACCGAGCTGATGTTCGATCGGGGCCTGGTCGACGAGGTGCGGGCGCTGGTCGAGGTGGGGCTCCGTGAGGGTGTGACCGCGCAGCGGGCCATCGGGTACGCGCAGGTGCTGGCCATGCTGGACGGCGAGTACGACCTCGCCGAGGCGGTGGAGCGCACGTTCATCGGTACCCGTCGGTACGTCCGCCGGCAGCGGTCGTGGTTCCGGCGGGATCCGCGAGTGCACTGGGTGGACGGGGCCGATCCGAACCTCGTCGAGGCCGCGCTGGAGCATGCGGACCGGTCGCTAGAGTGA
- the hflX gene encoding GTPase HflX produces MTKTHRTHVPSTADDHATSGEAEYFDDSAAPSVGDMQLDERAALRRVQGLSTELTDVTEVEYRQLRLERVVLVGVWTSGTAAQADASMAELAALAETAGSEVLEGLVQRRDKPDAATYIGSGKADELRQVVLATGADTVICDGELTPAQLTALEKVVKVKVIDRTALILDIFAQHATSREGKAQVALAQMEYMLPRLRGWGESMSRQAGGRAGSNGGVGLRGPGETKIETDRRRIRERMAKLRREIKAMKSSRDTKRSHRLRSEIPSVAIVGYTNAGKSSLLNALTGSGVLVQNALFATLDPTTRQASFEDGREYVLTDTVGFVRHLPTQLVEAFRSTLEEVTDADLLLHVVDGSDPLPTDQIKAVREVITEVIRENDTTAPPELIVVNKIDAADPVVLTQLRGLLPGAVFVSARTGEGIDELRTRLGEIVRRPEIEVDVLVPYSRGDLVARIHSDGQILDTSHEEGGTRMRVRVPESLASALVEFAGRG; encoded by the coding sequence ATGACGAAAACACATCGCACCCACGTCCCGTCCACCGCGGACGACCACGCAACCTCCGGCGAGGCTGAGTACTTCGACGATTCCGCGGCGCCGTCCGTCGGCGACATGCAGCTCGACGAGCGCGCCGCGCTGCGCCGAGTGCAGGGATTGTCGACCGAGCTCACCGACGTCACCGAGGTCGAGTACCGGCAGCTGCGCCTCGAGCGCGTGGTTCTCGTCGGTGTCTGGACGTCGGGCACCGCCGCGCAGGCCGACGCGAGCATGGCCGAGCTCGCCGCCCTCGCCGAAACCGCCGGCTCCGAGGTTCTCGAGGGCCTGGTCCAGCGCCGGGACAAGCCCGACGCCGCGACGTACATCGGGTCGGGCAAGGCCGACGAGCTGCGGCAGGTGGTCCTCGCGACCGGCGCCGACACCGTCATCTGTGACGGCGAGCTCACGCCCGCGCAGCTGACGGCGCTGGAGAAGGTCGTCAAGGTCAAGGTCATCGACCGGACCGCGCTGATCCTCGATATCTTCGCGCAGCACGCGACCTCCCGCGAGGGCAAGGCACAGGTCGCGCTTGCTCAGATGGAGTACATGCTGCCCCGGCTGCGCGGCTGGGGCGAGTCGATGTCCCGGCAGGCCGGTGGCCGTGCGGGCAGCAACGGCGGCGTCGGTCTGCGTGGTCCCGGTGAGACCAAGATCGAGACCGATCGTCGTCGTATCCGTGAGCGGATGGCGAAGCTGCGGCGCGAGATCAAGGCGATGAAGTCGTCGCGGGATACCAAGCGCAGCCACCGCCTGCGCAGTGAGATCCCGTCCGTCGCGATCGTCGGCTACACCAACGCCGGCAAGTCCAGCCTGCTCAACGCCCTCACCGGGTCCGGTGTGCTGGTACAGAACGCGCTGTTCGCGACGCTGGATCCGACCACGCGCCAGGCGTCGTTCGAGGACGGTCGCGAATACGTGCTCACCGACACCGTCGGTTTCGTGCGGCACCTTCCGACGCAGTTGGTCGAGGCGTTCCGGTCGACCCTCGAGGAGGTCACCGACGCCGATCTGCTGCTGCACGTCGTCGACGGATCCGATCCGCTGCCGACCGATCAGATCAAGGCCGTCCGTGAGGTGATCACCGAGGTCATCCGCGAGAACGATACGACCGCGCCGCCCGAGTTGATCGTGGTAAACAAGATCGACGCTGCGGACCCGGTGGTTCTCACCCAGCTGCGCGGGCTGCTGCCCGGTGCGGTGTTCGTGTCCGCCAGGACCGGGGAGGGCATCGATGAGCTTCGGACGCGACTGGGCGAGATCGTTCGGCGACCGGAGATCGAGGTCGACGTGCTCGTGCCCTATTCACGCGGCGACCTCGTCGCCCGGATTCACTCGGACGGCCAGATCCTCGACACCTCACACGAGGAGGGCGGCACCCGGATGCGCGTGCGCGTGCCCGAGTCGCTCGCCTCGGCCCTCGTCGAGTTCGCGGGGCGTGGGTAG